From one Stieleria sp. JC731 genomic stretch:
- a CDS encoding response regulator — protein sequence MSQSESASATTHRILIADDNLANRELLEAYLAGIDCEIETSVDGQDTLDKVESFNPDLVLLDVMMPKLSGFEVCKQIKDNPDTSRVMILMVTALNELGDVERAVAAGTDDFLTKPVQKMHLLKRVENMLKLKGVSDELERLRKYIQMIEDADRN from the coding sequence ATGTCCCAATCGGAATCAGCCTCAGCCACCACGCATCGAATCTTGATCGCTGACGACAACTTGGCGAACCGTGAGCTGCTGGAAGCCTATCTTGCGGGAATCGACTGCGAGATCGAAACATCGGTCGATGGCCAAGACACGCTGGACAAAGTCGAATCATTCAACCCCGACCTTGTCTTGCTTGATGTGATGATGCCCAAGCTAAGCGGATTCGAAGTCTGCAAGCAGATCAAAGACAACCCGGACACATCGCGAGTGATGATTCTGATGGTCACCGCACTGAATGAACTCGGTGATGTCGAACGGGCTGTCGCTGCTGGAACCGATGACTTTCTTACAAAGCCGGTTCAGAAGATGCACTTGCTGAAGCGAGTCGAAAACATGCTGAAACTGAAAGGCGTCAGCGATGAACTAGAACGCTTGCGAAAGTACATTCAAATGATCGAAGACGCTGATCGGAACTGA
- a CDS encoding S46 family peptidase produces the protein MMNGKSLATFALALSMTLTMSIETTGDEGMYLFNDLPVKELKSKYDFEPTEQWADELRLSSVRFNSGGSGSFISSDGLVLTNHHVASDTLHKLSSPNRNLIDDGFLAKSLDEELQAPDLELNQLVSIQDVTARVNDAVEKDVAPGVAAKQRRGIIATIEKESLDKTGLRSDVVTLFGGAAYHLYRYKKYTDVRLVWAPETAAAFFGGDADNFEYPRYCMDATIMRVYEDGKPAQLEHFLRWNENGVDEGDLVFVSGNPGRTQRIFTVAALKYLRDHRMPYVLDFLRRKEILMQQFGLAGVEATRRARDELFGIQNGRKAYTGMLAGLQDPKTIATKQQREDKLIAAIKSDPELAGTETAFDEIAEIQIEKAKLLGQSFSFRSRLFDLALTVVLRAAEDEKPNGQRLREFTESGRESLVQDLLSEAPIYDDLEKVKLADELSRFVEYRGADDELVEKVLQGKSPRERAAELVDGTELSEVANRKTFLDGDLQTIQSSDDPMIQLAVLLENDYRELRTTNEELDERERQAYAKLTQAVSKLQGDSGYPDATFTLRLAYGQVKSYVQDGQEIKPTTDFAGAFEHESSHEGQTDFDLPQSWNDAEGKLDLSTQLNFVCTADIIGGNSGSPVVDRDGQLVGLIFDGNIQSLTSDYLYTDQQARAVSVSGVGILQALRKIYGAEKLADSIGK, from the coding sequence ATGATGAACGGAAAATCGCTCGCGACCTTCGCACTTGCCCTCTCAATGACGTTGACGATGTCGATCGAAACTACCGGTGATGAAGGCATGTACCTGTTCAATGACCTGCCGGTCAAAGAACTGAAATCGAAATATGACTTTGAACCGACCGAACAGTGGGCAGACGAACTCCGACTGTCTTCGGTCCGTTTCAATAGCGGTGGATCTGGATCGTTTATCTCCAGCGACGGTCTAGTGTTAACCAATCATCACGTTGCCAGCGACACACTTCACAAGCTCAGTTCGCCGAATCGCAACCTAATCGATGACGGCTTTCTGGCGAAGTCACTTGACGAAGAACTGCAAGCACCTGACTTGGAATTGAACCAACTTGTATCAATCCAAGACGTTACCGCGCGAGTTAACGACGCGGTCGAAAAGGATGTCGCGCCAGGTGTCGCCGCCAAACAACGTCGAGGCATCATCGCGACGATCGAGAAAGAGTCCCTCGACAAGACCGGTTTGCGAAGCGACGTTGTTACCCTATTCGGCGGCGCGGCGTATCACCTTTACCGCTACAAAAAGTACACGGATGTTCGTTTGGTCTGGGCTCCTGAGACCGCTGCCGCTTTCTTTGGTGGCGACGCAGACAACTTCGAATACCCGCGGTACTGCATGGATGCCACGATCATGCGTGTCTATGAAGACGGCAAGCCTGCTCAACTGGAGCACTTCTTGCGATGGAATGAAAACGGAGTCGACGAAGGGGATTTGGTATTCGTCAGCGGCAACCCCGGACGGACCCAACGGATCTTCACCGTCGCAGCACTAAAGTATCTGCGTGATCATCGTATGCCTTATGTGCTGGACTTCTTGCGCCGTAAAGAAATCTTGATGCAGCAGTTCGGACTTGCCGGCGTCGAAGCGACTCGCCGCGCACGTGACGAATTGTTTGGAATTCAGAATGGACGAAAGGCTTACACCGGGATGCTGGCCGGCCTGCAAGATCCGAAAACGATCGCGACCAAGCAACAGCGTGAAGACAAGCTGATCGCGGCCATTAAGTCCGACCCGGAACTCGCAGGTACCGAAACCGCTTTCGACGAGATCGCAGAAATCCAAATCGAAAAAGCGAAACTGCTCGGCCAATCCTTTAGCTTCCGATCACGACTGTTCGACTTAGCATTGACCGTTGTCCTACGAGCGGCCGAAGACGAAAAGCCCAACGGACAGCGACTGCGAGAGTTCACCGAATCCGGCCGAGAATCTCTTGTCCAAGATCTTCTAAGCGAAGCTCCGATCTATGACGACTTGGAAAAGGTCAAACTTGCCGACGAACTTTCACGGTTCGTCGAATACCGTGGTGCCGACGACGAGTTGGTCGAAAAAGTCTTGCAAGGCAAAAGCCCTCGCGAACGTGCGGCCGAACTGGTCGACGGAACCGAGTTATCCGAAGTCGCCAATCGCAAAACGTTTCTTGACGGCGACCTGCAAACGATTCAATCGTCCGACGACCCGATGATTCAATTGGCGGTTCTGTTGGAAAACGATTATCGCGAGCTTCGCACGACCAACGAAGAATTGGATGAACGCGAGCGGCAAGCGTACGCGAAACTGACGCAAGCGGTCAGCAAACTTCAAGGTGACTCCGGTTACCCCGATGCGACGTTTACGCTTCGACTCGCCTACGGCCAAGTGAAGAGCTACGTCCAAGATGGCCAAGAGATCAAACCGACGACGGACTTTGCCGGTGCGTTCGAACACGAATCTTCGCATGAAGGGCAGACCGATTTCGACCTGCCCCAATCGTGGAACGACGCCGAAGGAAAGCTTGACCTGTCGACCCAGCTAAACTTCGTTTGCACGGCTGACATTATCGGCGGCAATAGCGGATCACCTGTCGTTGATCGCGACGGTCAGTTGGTCGGATTGATCTTTGACGGTAACATTCAAAGTCTTACTAGCGATTACCTCTACACTGACCAACAGGCACGAGCGGTTAGCGTTTCCGGCGTTGGGATTTTGCAAGCCCTTCGCAAAATCTACGGAGCGGAAAAACTGGCTGACTCGATCGGGAAATGA
- the glyA gene encoding serine hydroxymethyltransferase, translating to MNLLQQQDPQIWDAIQDEARRQREGLELIASENYTSYAVMQAAGSVLTNKYAEGYPGRRYYGGCEYVDVIEQLAIDRAKELFGAEVANVQPHSGSQANAAVYLSCLKPGDTVLGLDLAQGGHLTHGMKLNISGQLYNFISYGVTKDTHRLDFDQIASLAREHKPKLIVAGASAYPREIPHDKFAEIANEVGAKLMVDMAHYAGLVAAKLHNSPVPVADYVTTTTHKTLRGPRGGMILCKEEHAKLINRNVFPGTQGGPLMHVIAGKAVCFGEALTDDYKAYAQQVIDNAKVLAETLSAAGLPLVSGGTDNHLMLVDVTALGLGGKAAESILDECGITVNMNMIPFDTRKPMDPSGIRIGTPALTSRGMGTDEMKRVGNWIHSALSSPEDSEAHARIRSEINTMCESFPVPADRGAACEA from the coding sequence ATGAATCTGCTTCAGCAACAAGACCCCCAGATTTGGGACGCAATCCAAGACGAAGCCCGTCGCCAACGCGAAGGTTTGGAACTGATCGCCAGCGAAAACTACACCAGCTACGCCGTCATGCAGGCAGCCGGTAGCGTGCTGACGAACAAATACGCCGAAGGCTATCCGGGCCGACGCTACTACGGCGGCTGCGAATATGTTGACGTGATCGAGCAGCTGGCGATCGACCGAGCCAAGGAATTGTTTGGGGCCGAGGTGGCAAATGTTCAGCCTCATAGCGGGTCACAAGCCAACGCCGCCGTCTATCTGTCTTGCCTGAAGCCCGGCGATACCGTCCTCGGTTTGGACCTCGCCCAAGGGGGACACCTCACACACGGCATGAAGTTGAACATCAGCGGCCAGCTGTACAACTTTATCTCCTACGGGGTCACCAAAGACACTCACCGGCTGGACTTCGACCAAATCGCTTCGCTGGCTCGTGAGCACAAGCCGAAGCTGATCGTCGCTGGCGCAAGCGCGTACCCCCGCGAAATCCCACACGACAAGTTTGCCGAAATCGCAAACGAAGTCGGTGCCAAACTGATGGTCGACATGGCCCACTATGCGGGCTTGGTCGCTGCAAAGCTGCACAACTCGCCCGTTCCCGTTGCTGACTACGTCACCACGACGACCCACAAGACGCTTCGCGGCCCACGCGGCGGGATGATCTTGTGCAAAGAAGAACACGCCAAGCTGATCAACCGCAATGTGTTCCCAGGAACGCAAGGTGGCCCATTGATGCATGTGATCGCTGGCAAAGCCGTCTGCTTCGGCGAAGCTTTGACCGACGATTACAAAGCCTACGCGCAACAGGTCATCGACAACGCGAAAGTTTTGGCCGAAACACTTTCTGCTGCCGGACTACCGCTGGTCAGTGGTGGCACCGACAATCACCTGATGCTGGTCGATGTGACCGCGTTGGGCCTCGGCGGAAAAGCGGCCGAATCGATCCTGGACGAGTGTGGCATCACCGTCAACATGAACATGATCCCGTTTGACACTCGCAAACCGATGGACCCATCGGGTATCCGAATCGGGACCCCGGCCCTGACATCTCGTGGTATGGGAACCGACGAAATGAAACGCGTCGGCAACTGGATCCACAGCGCGTTGTCGTCGCCCGAAGATAGCGAAGCCCATGCTCGCATCCGCAGCGAAATCAACACGATGTGCGAAAGCTTCCCAGTTCCCGCCGACCGTGGTGCCGCTTGCGAAGCCTAG
- a CDS encoding PH domain-containing protein gives MGLLSGIMGSASEAKLDKVEKLVDSIIVEGETIEQGYQLIRDMIVLTNKRILVIDRQGVTGRKTEFLSIPYRSIVRYSIETAGTFDMDADLKLWLSSTAEPMCFDFRKSGHVADIVKILTKHICG, from the coding sequence ATGGGATTACTTTCAGGCATCATGGGCTCGGCTTCGGAAGCCAAGCTGGACAAGGTCGAAAAGCTAGTCGATTCGATCATCGTCGAAGGCGAAACCATCGAACAAGGGTACCAGCTGATTCGTGATATGATCGTGCTGACCAATAAGCGAATCCTGGTGATCGATCGCCAAGGTGTCACGGGCCGCAAGACAGAATTCTTGTCGATCCCCTATCGCAGCATCGTTCGATATTCGATCGAAACGGCCGGCACGTTTGACATGGATGCTGACCTAAAGCTGTGGCTCTCCAGCACTGCGGAACCGATGTGTTTCGATTTCCGCAAGTCCGGCCACGTCGCCGACATCGTCAAGATTTTGACCAAGCACATCTGCGGATAA
- a CDS encoding GGDEF domain-containing protein, with protein MKPELAKIIESQEMPSPPTVAAELLLLAGQPDVKIDEIAQVISADPALAAKLIDYCNSPMVMANRKISSLHQAVTLMGIRTVRMLSLSFSLMDARGAAGFPYEEFWRHSLGMAIAAKRLAIVCGGDEDESFLMGLVYNIGVMGLGICFSDAYEQRFTKKYLLTELSVRIERDISGTDRYELGACLLDHWNFPETMVKTLEERRFHLDQPRCIYGCAEKLARVMLARDTDLRDVVDVRKEVCAIFSLSESQFDKIFDGILEDWRNYESLFNFETIAFESLRELETRAKRSMVEISMNMERTIREMSQQHDELRQLAWIDALTQLKNRTAFDNEVQDASRTYLQNSQSFGLMIADIDHFKSFNDTFGHSAGDCVLREVGCCLKRNLRKADHVYRFGGEEFVLLVSNCDFEQTMRVGERLRSSIQDLRVSYEDYELCVTVSMGICWVNQGQHNSFEELFEAADSCLFEAKRKGRNNCVAAMANGTSAPMMVEATSGSAPLILDALATPNVNRIAATHLR; from the coding sequence ATGAAGCCAGAACTTGCGAAGATTATCGAAAGCCAAGAGATGCCTTCGCCGCCGACCGTCGCGGCGGAGCTTTTGCTCTTGGCCGGGCAGCCGGACGTCAAGATTGACGAGATCGCCCAAGTCATCAGCGCTGATCCTGCGCTAGCGGCAAAGCTGATCGATTACTGCAATTCACCGATGGTGATGGCAAATCGCAAGATATCCAGCTTGCACCAAGCCGTGACACTGATGGGGATTCGGACCGTTCGGATGCTTTCGCTTTCCTTCTCGTTGATGGATGCGAGGGGAGCCGCAGGTTTTCCGTACGAGGAGTTCTGGCGACATTCACTGGGGATGGCGATCGCCGCAAAGCGATTGGCAATTGTCTGTGGAGGTGACGAGGACGAAAGCTTCCTGATGGGGCTGGTCTACAACATCGGGGTCATGGGGCTGGGGATCTGTTTCTCAGATGCCTACGAGCAACGATTTACAAAGAAGTATTTGCTGACTGAGTTGTCGGTCCGAATCGAACGCGATATCAGCGGAACTGACCGTTATGAACTGGGAGCCTGTCTGCTTGACCACTGGAATTTTCCAGAAACCATGGTCAAGACTCTCGAAGAGCGAAGGTTTCATCTCGACCAGCCACGCTGTATCTATGGATGCGCCGAAAAGCTAGCTCGGGTCATGCTAGCGCGTGATACCGACTTACGCGATGTCGTTGACGTTCGAAAAGAAGTCTGCGCGATCTTTTCGCTATCGGAATCTCAGTTCGACAAAATCTTTGACGGGATATTAGAAGACTGGCGCAACTACGAATCACTGTTCAACTTCGAAACCATCGCGTTCGAATCGCTGCGTGAGCTTGAGACTCGAGCGAAACGTTCGATGGTCGAAATATCGATGAACATGGAACGGACAATCCGCGAAATGTCGCAGCAGCATGATGAGCTGCGCCAGTTGGCATGGATCGATGCGTTGACGCAGTTGAAAAACCGAACGGCGTTTGACAACGAAGTACAGGACGCATCACGAACCTACCTGCAAAATTCACAGTCGTTCGGATTGATGATCGCGGATATCGATCATTTCAAATCTTTCAACGATACCTTCGGGCACAGTGCCGGCGACTGCGTACTACGCGAGGTCGGCTGCTGTTTAAAACGGAACTTGCGCAAGGCGGACCACGTCTATCGCTTCGGCGGCGAGGAGTTTGTGCTGCTGGTTAGCAATTGCGACTTCGAGCAAACGATGCGGGTCGGAGAGCGTCTGCGCTCGTCGATCCAAGATCTGCGTGTTAGCTACGAGGACTACGAACTTTGTGTCACCGTCAGCATGGGGATCTGTTGGGTCAACCAAGGTCAGCACAACAGCTTTGAAGAGTTGTTCGAGGCGGCTGATTCATGCTTGTTTGAAGCGAAACGCAAAGGACGCAACAACTGTGTTGCGGCGATGGCCAACGGTACGAGCGCACCGATGATGGTCGAGGCGACCTCCGGTTCGGCGCCGTTAATTTTGGACGCCTTGGCCACACCGAATGTGAATCGCATCGCGGCGACCCATTTACGCTAG